Proteins from a genomic interval of Rosa chinensis cultivar Old Blush chromosome 2, RchiOBHm-V2, whole genome shotgun sequence:
- the LOC112187539 gene encoding uncharacterized protein LOC112187539 isoform X1 encodes MAESAQNPVAQQQKIIVTNKHGEKLVGLLHDTGSGDIVILCHGFTSTKDDPIMVNLAVALESEGISSFRFDFSGNGESEGIFEYGNYRKEADDLHAVVEHFSGTNRVASVILGHSKGGDVVLLYASKYHDIRTVVNVSGRYDLKKGIGERLGKDFMEMIKKEGFLDIKNNTGGVAYRVTEESLMDRLSTDMHESCLQIGKEFQVLTVHGSDDEVIPVDDAVEFSKIIPNHKLHIVRGANHNYTSHQAELASVVVDYIKTALQQDEPTSN; translated from the exons atggcAGAGTCTGCTCAAAACCCAG TGGCCCAGCAACAGAAAATCATTGTAACCAACAAACATGGTGAAAAGCTTGTGGGCTTATTACATGACACTGGTTCTGGCGATATTGTAATCTTATGCCATGGTTTTACATCCACCAAG GACGACCCTATTATGGTGAACCTCGCTGTTGCATTGGAAAGTGAAGGAATTAGTTCGTTTcgttttgatttttctggaaatgG ggaaAGTGAAGGCATCTTTGAGTATGGTAACTATCGGAAAGAAGCTGATGACTTACATGCTGTAGTTGAACACTTCTCAGGGACAAACCGTGTAGCAAGTGTAATTTTGGGGCACAGCAAAG GAGGTGATGTGGTGCTGCTGTATGCTTCTAAGTATCATGACATTCGTACTGTTGTCAATGTTTCTGGACGTTATGATCTGAAGAAAGGCATTGGAGAACGCTTGGGGAAAGACTTTATGGAAATGATCAAGAAGGAAGGCTTCCTTGATATCAAGAATAACACAG GAGGTGTTGCTTACCGTGTGACTGAAGAAAGTCTGATGGATCGCCTAAGTACTGATATGCATGAATCATGCCTTCAGATTGGCAAAGAATTCCA GGTGTTGACGGTCCATGGATCTGATGATGAGGTCATCCCTGTGGACGATGCAGTGGAGTTTTCCAAGATAATACCTAACCACAAATTACATATTGTAAGGGGAGCTAACCATAACTACACCTCACATCAAGCTGAGTTGGCTTCAGTTGTGGTGGACTACATAAAGACAGCTCTGCAGCAGGACGAGCCAACTTCCAACTAG
- the LOC112187539 gene encoding uncharacterized protein LOC112187539 isoform X2, whose protein sequence is MVNLAVALESEGISSFRFDFSGNGESEGIFEYGNYRKEADDLHAVVEHFSGTNRVASVILGHSKGGDVVLLYASKYHDIRTVVNVSGRYDLKKGIGERLGKDFMEMIKKEGFLDIKNNTGGVAYRVTEESLMDRLSTDMHESCLQIGKEFQVLTVHGSDDEVIPVDDAVEFSKIIPNHKLHIVRGANHNYTSHQAELASVVVDYIKTALQQDEPTSN, encoded by the exons ATGGTGAACCTCGCTGTTGCATTGGAAAGTGAAGGAATTAGTTCGTTTcgttttgatttttctggaaatgG ggaaAGTGAAGGCATCTTTGAGTATGGTAACTATCGGAAAGAAGCTGATGACTTACATGCTGTAGTTGAACACTTCTCAGGGACAAACCGTGTAGCAAGTGTAATTTTGGGGCACAGCAAAG GAGGTGATGTGGTGCTGCTGTATGCTTCTAAGTATCATGACATTCGTACTGTTGTCAATGTTTCTGGACGTTATGATCTGAAGAAAGGCATTGGAGAACGCTTGGGGAAAGACTTTATGGAAATGATCAAGAAGGAAGGCTTCCTTGATATCAAGAATAACACAG GAGGTGTTGCTTACCGTGTGACTGAAGAAAGTCTGATGGATCGCCTAAGTACTGATATGCATGAATCATGCCTTCAGATTGGCAAAGAATTCCA GGTGTTGACGGTCCATGGATCTGATGATGAGGTCATCCCTGTGGACGATGCAGTGGAGTTTTCCAAGATAATACCTAACCACAAATTACATATTGTAAGGGGAGCTAACCATAACTACACCTCACATCAAGCTGAGTTGGCTTCAGTTGTGGTGGACTACATAAAGACAGCTCTGCAGCAGGACGAGCCAACTTCCAACTAG
- the LOC112187542 gene encoding uncharacterized protein LOC112187542 has protein sequence MAEAAQMLVSQKQKMIVTNNHGEKLVGLLHETGSREIVILCHGARASKDHFIIENLAVTLEKEGISSFRFDFAGNGESEGAFQFGHMRREADDMHAVIQHFSGSNHVVSAIFGHSKGGGDVLLYASKYHDIPTVVEASARYDLKKGIEERLGKDFMEKIKTEGFVDIGSPKFRVTVESLMDRLSTDMCESCLKIDKDCRVLIVHGSADEITPVEDAFEFAKIIPNHKIHIIEGADHCYTSHQAELDTVVVDFIKAALQQDKASSN, from the exons ATGGCAGAGGCTGCACAGATGCTAG TGAGCCAGAAGCAGAAAATGATTGTAACCAACAATCATGGTGAAAAGCTTGTCGGCTTATTACATGAAACCGGTTCAAGGGAGATTGTGATCTTGTGCCATGGAGCCCGAGCCTCCAAG GACCACTTTATTATAGAGAACCTTGCTGTTACATTGGAAAAGGAAGGAATTAGTTCCTTCCGTTTTGATTTCGCTGGAAATGG AGAAAGTGAAGGCGCCTTTCAGTTTGGTCACATGAGGAGAGAAGCTGATGACATGCATGCTGTAATCCAACACTTCTCTGGATCAAACCATGTAGTTAGTGCAATTTTCGGGCACAGTAAAG GAGGCGGTGATGTGCTCCTGTATGCTTCAAAGTATCATGACATTCCTACGGTTGTCGAAGCTTCTGCACGCTATGACCTAAAGAAAGGCATTGAAGAACGCCTGGGGAAAGACTTTATGGAGAAGATCAAAACGGAAGGATTCGTTGATATTG GAAGTCCTAAATTTCGGGTGACTGTGGAAAGCTTGATGGACCGCCTAAGCACCGATATGTGTGAATCGTGCCTCAAGATTGACAAAGATTGCCG GGTGCTAATAGTCCATGGATCTGCTGATGAGATCACTCCTGTTGAAGATGCATTTGAGTTTGCCAAGATCATACCTAACCACAAAATACATATTATAGAAGGAGCCGATCATTGTTACACATCGCATCAGGCCGAGTTAGACACAGTTGTTGTGGACTTCATAAAAGCAGCTCTGCAGCAGGACAAGGCTTCTTCCAACTAG
- the LOC112187540 gene encoding uncharacterized protein LOC112187540 isoform X2, protein MVNLAVALESEGISSFRFDFSGNGESEGIFEYGNYRKEADDLHAVVEHFSGTSRVASVILGHSKGGDVVLLYASKYHDIRTVVNVSGRYDLKKGIGERLGKDFMEMIKKEGFLDIKNNTGGVAYRVTEESLMDRLSTDMQESCLQIGKECQVLTVHGSDDEVIPVDDAVEFSKIITNHKLHIVRGANHCYTSHQAELASVVVDYIKTALQQDKTTSI, encoded by the exons ATGGTGAACCTCGCTGTTGCATTGGAAAGTGAAGGAATTAGTTCGTTTcgttttgatttttctggaaatgG ggaaAGTGAAGGCATCTTTGAGTACGGTAACTATCGGAAAGAAGCTGATGACTTACATGCTGTAGTTGAACACTTCTCAGGGACAAGCCGTGTAGCAAGTGTAATTTTGGGGCACAGCAAAG GAGGTGATGTGGTGCTGCTGTATGCTTCTAAGTATCATGACATTCGTACTGTTGTCAATGTTTCTGGACGTTATGATCTGAAGAAAGGCATTGGAGAACGCTTGGGGAAAGACTTTATGGAAATGATCAAGAAGGAAGGCTTCCTTGATATCAAGAATAACACAG GAGGTGTTGCTTACCGTGTGACCGAAGAAAGTCTGATGGATCGCCTAAGTACTGATATGCAAGAATCATGCCTTCAGATTGGCAAAGAATGCCA GGTGTTGACAGTCCATGGATCTGATGATGAGGTCATCCCTGTGGACGATGCAGTGGAGTTTTCCAAGATAATAACTAACCATAAATTACATATTGTTCGAGGAGCTAATCATTGTTACACCTCGCATCAAGCTGAGTTAGCTTCAGTTGTGGTGGACTACATAAAGACCGCTCTGCAGCAGGACAAGACTACTTCCATCTAG
- the LOC112183378 gene encoding uncharacterized protein LOC112183378: MLLSNSYSLTSLKFPSPKLSLHQNRSPKRIVKMAQTAQNPVKQQLKIVVPNKHGEKLVGLLHDTGSGEIVILCHGFRSSKETTSIANIAVALENEGISSFRFDFAGNGESEGTFQYGHYRREADDLHAVVQHFSGANRVPSAILGHSKGGNVVLLYASKYHDIPTVVNVSGRYDMKRGIKERLGEDFMQRIKKEGFIDVQNKRGSYRVTEVSLMDRLSTDMHEACLQIDKDCRVLTVHGSADEVIAVEDALEFAKIIPNHKLHIIEGANHNYSSHQAELASVVVDFIKTSLQQDKATS, encoded by the exons ATGCTGCTCTCAAATTCTTATTCTTTAACTTCCCTAAAGTTCCCATCGCCAAAACTCAGTCTTCACCAAAATCGCAGCCCAAAACGAATCGTGAAAATGGCCCAGACTGCCCAAAACCCGG TGAAGCAGCAATTGAAAATCGTTGTACCCAACAAACATGGTGAAAAACTTGTGGGCTTATTACATGACACAGGTTCTGGGGAGATTGTAATCTTATGTCATGGTTTTCGATCCTCAAAG GAGACAACTAGTATTGCAAACATTGCTGTTGCGTTGGAGAATGAAGGAATTAGCTCCTTCCGTTTTGACTTTGCTGGAAATGG GGAAAGTGAAGGTACCTTTCAGTATGGTCATTATCGTAGAGAGGCTGATGACTTGCATGCTGTAGTCCAACACTTCTCTGGGGCAAATCGTGTACCAAGTGCAATCCTTGGGCACAGTAAAG GAGGTAATGTTGTGCTCCTATATGCTTCCAAGTATCATGACATTCCTACCGTTGTCAATGTTTCTGGGCGTTATGATATGAAGAGAGGCATTAAAGAACGCTTGGGAGAAGACTTTATGCAAAGAATCAAGAAGGAAGGATTTATTGATGTTCAGAATAAGAGAG GAAGTTATCGAGTGACAGAGGTAAGTTTGATGGATCGCCTAAGTACAGATATGCATGAAGCATGCCTTCAGATTGACAAAGATTGTCG GGTATTAACTGTCCACGGGTCTGCTGACGAAGTCATCGCTGTTGAAGACGCATTAGAGTTTGCCAAGATTATACCCAACCACAAACTACATATCATAGAGGGAGCTAACCATAACTACAGCTCACATCAAGCCGAGTTGGCATCAGTTGTTGTGGACTTCATAAAGACATCTCTGCAGCAGGACAAGGCTACTTCTTAA
- the LOC112187540 gene encoding uncharacterized protein LOC112187540 isoform X1 — protein sequence MAESAQNPVAQQQKIIVTNKHSEKLVGLLHDTGSGDIVILCHGFTSTKDDPIMVNLAVALESEGISSFRFDFSGNGESEGIFEYGNYRKEADDLHAVVEHFSGTSRVASVILGHSKGGDVVLLYASKYHDIRTVVNVSGRYDLKKGIGERLGKDFMEMIKKEGFLDIKNNTGGVAYRVTEESLMDRLSTDMQESCLQIGKECQVLTVHGSDDEVIPVDDAVEFSKIITNHKLHIVRGANHCYTSHQAELASVVVDYIKTALQQDKTTSI from the exons ATGGCAGAGTCTGCTCAAAACCCAG TGGCCCAGCAACAGAAAATCATTGTGACCAACAAACATAGTGAAAAGCTGGTGGGATTATTACATGACACTGGTTCTGGGGATATCGTAATCTTATGCCATGGTTTTACATCCACCAAG GACGACCCTATTATGGTGAACCTCGCTGTTGCATTGGAAAGTGAAGGAATTAGTTCGTTTcgttttgatttttctggaaatgG ggaaAGTGAAGGCATCTTTGAGTACGGTAACTATCGGAAAGAAGCTGATGACTTACATGCTGTAGTTGAACACTTCTCAGGGACAAGCCGTGTAGCAAGTGTAATTTTGGGGCACAGCAAAG GAGGTGATGTGGTGCTGCTGTATGCTTCTAAGTATCATGACATTCGTACTGTTGTCAATGTTTCTGGACGTTATGATCTGAAGAAAGGCATTGGAGAACGCTTGGGGAAAGACTTTATGGAAATGATCAAGAAGGAAGGCTTCCTTGATATCAAGAATAACACAG GAGGTGTTGCTTACCGTGTGACCGAAGAAAGTCTGATGGATCGCCTAAGTACTGATATGCAAGAATCATGCCTTCAGATTGGCAAAGAATGCCA GGTGTTGACAGTCCATGGATCTGATGATGAGGTCATCCCTGTGGACGATGCAGTGGAGTTTTCCAAGATAATAACTAACCATAAATTACATATTGTTCGAGGAGCTAATCATTGTTACACCTCGCATCAAGCTGAGTTAGCTTCAGTTGTGGTGGACTACATAAAGACCGCTCTGCAGCAGGACAAGACTACTTCCATCTAG
- the LOC112187540 gene encoding uncharacterized protein LOC112187540 isoform X3 has product MAESAQNPVAQQQKIIVTNKHSEKLVGLLHDTGSGDIVILCHGFTSTKDDPIMVNLAVALESEGISSFRFDFSGNGESEGIFEYGNYRKEADDLHAVVEHFSGTSRVASVILGHSKGGDVVLLYASKYHDIRTVVNVSGRYDLKKGIGERLGKDFMEMIKKEGFLDIKNNTGGVAYRVTEESLMDRLSTDMQESCLQIGKECQ; this is encoded by the exons ATGGCAGAGTCTGCTCAAAACCCAG TGGCCCAGCAACAGAAAATCATTGTGACCAACAAACATAGTGAAAAGCTGGTGGGATTATTACATGACACTGGTTCTGGGGATATCGTAATCTTATGCCATGGTTTTACATCCACCAAG GACGACCCTATTATGGTGAACCTCGCTGTTGCATTGGAAAGTGAAGGAATTAGTTCGTTTcgttttgatttttctggaaatgG ggaaAGTGAAGGCATCTTTGAGTACGGTAACTATCGGAAAGAAGCTGATGACTTACATGCTGTAGTTGAACACTTCTCAGGGACAAGCCGTGTAGCAAGTGTAATTTTGGGGCACAGCAAAG GAGGTGATGTGGTGCTGCTGTATGCTTCTAAGTATCATGACATTCGTACTGTTGTCAATGTTTCTGGACGTTATGATCTGAAGAAAGGCATTGGAGAACGCTTGGGGAAAGACTTTATGGAAATGATCAAGAAGGAAGGCTTCCTTGATATCAAGAATAACACAG GAGGTGTTGCTTACCGTGTGACCGAAGAAAGTCTGATGGATCGCCTAAGTACTGATATGCAAGAATCATGCCTTCAGATTGGCAAAGAATGCCAGTAA